The following are from one region of the Mycetohabitans rhizoxinica HKI 454 genome:
- a CDS encoding cell division protein ZipA C-terminal FtsZ-binding domain-containing protein → MDELTLGLIGAGAVVVTGVVAYNAWQAAKVRRRMPRPMPDDAAAELARAPDANEERPFIEPVAPGSRHESGFGANQAGARREPSFGPSAAPDTPVDLQAEGVGDGVGVAQAEPCPAHDGQQEPIMPAATTINAAPPALVDRRIDCVVPIRIAAPVAAEKVLPLAQRLRRAGGKPVFIEGKAEGGEHWEWLQAGGRYHELRAAVQLANRNGPLNELEFSEFVSGVQAFADALDGAPEFPDMMETVSMARELDGFAAQCDAQLSVNVLSDGAPWSANYVQAVASQDGLLLSRDGTRFVKLDAKQNPVFMLQFGDTNFLRDDLTYKGGTMITLLLDVPVADEDILPFRLMCDYAKSLAQRIGARVVDDQRRPLPETALAAIDTQLMTLYAKLEQAGIPAGSPATRRLFSN, encoded by the coding sequence ATGGATGAATTGACGCTCGGATTGATAGGTGCGGGCGCAGTGGTGGTGACCGGCGTGGTCGCGTACAACGCGTGGCAGGCAGCCAAGGTACGGCGCAGAATGCCCCGGCCGATGCCGGACGATGCGGCGGCGGAGCTGGCGCGCGCACCCGATGCGAACGAGGAACGGCCGTTCATCGAGCCCGTGGCCCCGGGTTCACGCCATGAGTCCGGTTTTGGCGCGAACCAGGCCGGGGCACGCCGCGAACCGAGTTTCGGACCGTCGGCGGCGCCCGATACGCCGGTCGATTTGCAGGCGGAAGGCGTCGGCGATGGGGTCGGCGTCGCGCAGGCCGAGCCGTGCCCCGCGCATGATGGGCAGCAGGAGCCGATCATGCCGGCTGCGACGACGATCAACGCCGCACCACCGGCGCTCGTGGATCGGCGTATCGACTGCGTCGTGCCGATCCGCATCGCAGCGCCGGTCGCCGCTGAGAAGGTGCTGCCGCTCGCGCAACGGTTGCGGCGTGCTGGTGGCAAGCCGGTGTTCATCGAGGGCAAGGCCGAAGGCGGCGAGCACTGGGAGTGGCTGCAGGCGGGCGGGCGGTACCACGAGTTGCGTGCAGCGGTGCAACTGGCCAACCGCAATGGGCCGCTGAACGAGTTGGAATTTTCGGAGTTCGTGTCCGGCGTGCAGGCTTTCGCCGATGCGCTGGATGGCGCGCCCGAGTTTCCGGACATGATGGAAACGGTGTCGATGGCGCGCGAACTGGACGGGTTCGCCGCGCAATGCGATGCCCAATTGTCGGTCAACGTGTTGTCTGACGGCGCGCCGTGGTCGGCCAATTATGTGCAGGCCGTCGCATCGCAGGACGGATTGTTGCTGTCGCGCGACGGCACGCGGTTCGTCAAGCTCGACGCCAAGCAAAATCCGGTGTTCATGTTGCAGTTCGGCGACACCAATTTCTTGCGTGACGACCTGACATACAAGGGCGGCACGATGATCACGCTGCTGTTAGACGTGCCGGTGGCCGACGAAGACATCTTGCCGTTCCGGCTGATGTGCGACTACGCGAAATCGCTCGCGCAGCGCATCGGCGCTCGGGTCGTCGACGACCAGCGCCGGCCACTGCCCGAGACGGCACTGGCGGCGATCGATA